From a single Podarcis raffonei isolate rPodRaf1 chromosome 10, rPodRaf1.pri, whole genome shotgun sequence genomic region:
- the ASCL4 gene encoding achaete-scute homolog 4: MGSNSDEGLLNRISFSGPASLGNSHSSPHGLPLREPFGVPFHFDPAYWDHQAYGGYSGRFSYLPFSGYVGVYDYSFEPAFIRKRNERERQRVRCVNEGYTRLRDHLPKEFADKRLSKVETLRAAITYIKHLQNLLDHQPLGTIPKIAVPAAEAAGASDLSLRRECNSDGESKTSLASSPYSEFEEVCS; encoded by the coding sequence ATGGGAAGTAATAGCGACGAGGGGCTACTGAACAGGATCTCATTCTCAGGGCCAGCATCCCTCGGAAACAGCCACTCCAGCCCCCATGGGTTACCACTCCGAGAACCATTTGGTGTTCCTTTCCATTTTGACCCAGCATACTGGGACCACCAAGCCTACGGTGGATATTCAGGAAGGTTCTCTTACTTGCCCTTTTCTGGGTACGTAGGAGTCTATGACTACTCTTTTGAGCCTGCCTTCATTCGAAAGAGGAACGAGAGGGAGAGGCAACGGGTTCGTTGTGTGAATGAGGGCTACACGCGCCTCCGAGACCACCTGCCCAAGGAGTTTGCTGACAAGCGTCTCAGCAAGGTGGAGACTTTGAGAGCTGCCATCACTTATATCAAACACCTCCAGAACTTGCTGGACCATCAGCCTTTAGGGACAATTCCTAAAATAGCAGTCCCAGCTGCGGAGGCCGCTGGTGCTTCTGATCTTAGCTTAAGAAGGGAATGCAACAGTGATGGAGAATCAAAAACTTCATTAGCTTCATCGCCCTATAGCGAATTTGAAGAAGTCTGCAGTTAA